A single window of Larimichthys crocea isolate SSNF chromosome XII, L_crocea_2.0, whole genome shotgun sequence DNA harbors:
- the dxo gene encoding decapping and exoribonuclease protein — MDHHKSHNPDPGFQKHQSAYRRERNDSGRNHREFQNVRSNHHHHHPYQYQSGPTPGKNPPSSRGLSTRRENYERDFPVYKQPVEVGCFSLDSERRFFNDSRQMRYYSEPDGNPHFDLKDGYKDRYIKRDESVKEKLDHILRWILANRSKLSSKVATTASPCALDVDFVTWRGHLTKLLTTPYETREGWLLAVTRFRNTLYISEVETEAARRELENRTERHREMMYWGYKFEQYTCADNVDSSPDPGGVVNTNEAFCTVVQTRLADHRLLFSGEVDCRDKDPNAPGPPACYVELKTSAEICTPKQRSNFHRFKLLKWWAQSFLPGVPRVIAGFRDHDGVVVTVETFPTSKISHLIKSEPNCWKPTVCMNFCSDFLTFVKHTATEDNPSVVYLFSYEPHRDVTYSVHRDSQYSFLPHWYVREITSSQDSQH; from the exons ATGGACCACCACAAATCCCACAATCCCGACCCCGGCTTCCAAAAACACCAGTCAGCatacagaagagagagaaatgacagTGGAAGAAATCACAGGGAGTTTCAAAACGTCAGAtcaaaccaccaccaccaccacccataCCAGTATCAGTCTGGGCCAACTCCTGGGAAAAACCCACCCAGCTCTCGGGGCTTGAGCACCAGAAGGGAGAACTATGAAAGAGACTTTCCTGTGTACAAACAACCTGTCGAAGTCGGATGTTTTTCCCTCGACTCTGAGCGTCGATTCTTCAACGACAGCAGGCAAATGAGATACTATTCAGAACCTGACGGGAATCCTCATTTTGACCTGAAGGATGGATACAAGGACCGCTATATAAAGAGAGACGAaagtgtgaaggagaagctGGACCACATCCTACGCTGGATCTTAGCCAACAGATCAAAGCTCAGCTCAAAGGTGGCGACCACAGCCTCACCATG TGCTTTAGATGTCGACTTTGTGACATGGCGCGGCCATCTGACCAAGCTGCTGACCACACCCTATGAGACACGGGAGGGCTGGTTGCTGGCGGTCACCAGGTTCAGGAACACGCTTTACATCAGTGAAGTGGAAACAGAAGCAGCTCGCAGGGAACTAGAGAACCGCACCGAGAGGCACCGAGAGATGATGTACTGGGGATACAAGTTCGAGCAATACACGTGTGCAG ATAACGTCGACAGTTCACCTGACCCGGGTGGAGTGGTTAACACTAACGAGGCCTTCTGCACTGTGGTGCAAACTCGGCTCGCTGATCACAGACTTCTGTTCTCCGGTGAGGTGGACTGTCGGGATAAAGATCCCAACGCTCCAGGTCCTCCTGCGTGCTACGTAGAGCTGAAGACCTCCGCGGAGATCTGCACCCCCAAGCAGCGCAGCAACTTCCACAG GTTCAAACTGCTCAAATGGTGGGCTCAGTCCTTCCTCCCTGGAGTCCCGCGTGTTATTGCAGGTTTCCGGGATCATGATGGGGTGGTTGTCACTGTGGAGACATTTCCCACCTCAAAGATTTCACATCTcatcaag AGCGAACCCAACTGCTGGAAGCCGACGGTCTGTATGAACTTTTGTTCAGACTTCCTGACGTTTGTGAAGCATACAGCTACTGAAGACAATCCAAG CGTGGTCTACCTCTTTTCCTACGAGCCCCACAGAGATGTGACCTACTCCGTCCACAGAGACTCCCAGTACTCCTTCCTTCCACACTGGTATGTCAGGGAGATAACCAGCAGTCAAGACTCACAACACTAG